Proteins encoded by one window of Lusitaniella coriacea LEGE 07157:
- a CDS encoding HNH endonuclease, whose translation MMECELCKREMERLTAHHLIPRQTTKRKKVESSPTINICSACHRQVHAFFDNKYLAKHLNTLDKLKNDPKIRKFLNWISKQQSNKKVRVRR comes from the coding sequence ATGATGGAATGCGAACTCTGTAAACGGGAAATGGAACGCTTAACTGCTCATCATCTAATTCCTCGACAAACCACAAAACGAAAAAAGGTTGAATCCAGTCCAACAATTAATATTTGTTCGGCGTGTCATCGCCAAGTACACGCTTTTTTTGATAATAAATATTTAGCAAAGCATCTGAACACCCTGGATAAATTGAAAAATGATCCTAAAATACGGAAATTCTTGAACTGGATTAGTAAACAGCAAAGTAATAAAAAAGTTAGAGTTCGCCGCTAA
- a CDS encoding RNA ligase family protein, with protein sequence MPVIVMEVIGVENHPNADSLRVYQMKTRDREEVQIIANLENIYEIGDAVAIALIDSILKDGTKIKPSKLRGLRSFGMALGKVEDPVGTDLSEVYCQKQISKPVQFQKWSSIELLHNLCRSLELFEPKPTITYRAKIKLDGTNAGVQIFPDGKVAAQSRTQIITPENDNMGFANWVHQNIEFFSNLASSEHLIVFGEWCGKGIQKRTAISKIDRKIFVIFALQYGGIDGQIATLEICPEKIQSFLANHPDIFILPFYGNSITLDFSDKEQLKTQAEILNQKVKDVENIDPWVKETFGIEGIGEGLVFYPEASNTVERLSCAELLFKAKGEKHQVVKTKKPIQIDPEKVKSIDGFVDLFVTQNRLEQGVNEACNGEFNIKKMGVFLQWFVGDVKKESTAEIERAQLTWKEVNKPVMNAARKWYLERAKSI encoded by the coding sequence TTGCCTGTAATTGTTATGGAAGTGATAGGTGTAGAAAATCACCCCAATGCCGATAGTTTGCGCGTTTATCAGATGAAAACACGCGATCGCGAAGAGGTTCAAATTATTGCCAATCTGGAAAACATTTATGAAATTGGCGACGCGGTTGCCATTGCCTTAATCGATTCGATCCTCAAAGATGGGACAAAAATCAAGCCCTCCAAACTTCGAGGATTGCGGTCTTTTGGCATGGCATTAGGGAAAGTTGAAGACCCGGTTGGCACCGATCTTTCTGAGGTTTACTGTCAAAAGCAAATTTCAAAGCCGGTACAGTTCCAGAAATGGTCGAGTATTGAGTTGCTGCATAATCTGTGTCGAAGCTTGGAGCTTTTTGAACCAAAACCAACCATCACCTATCGCGCTAAAATCAAATTAGACGGCACAAATGCAGGCGTTCAAATCTTTCCAGATGGTAAAGTTGCAGCTCAAAGCCGAACCCAAATTATTACTCCTGAAAACGACAATATGGGGTTTGCCAATTGGGTACATCAAAATATTGAGTTCTTCTCAAATCTTGCCAGTTCGGAACACTTAATCGTTTTCGGAGAATGGTGTGGAAAAGGTATTCAGAAACGAACGGCTATTTCCAAAATCGATCGCAAAATCTTCGTTATTTTTGCCTTGCAATATGGCGGGATTGACGGTCAAATTGCAACATTGGAAATCTGTCCGGAAAAAATCCAGAGTTTTCTTGCCAATCATCCCGATATTTTCATTCTCCCCTTCTACGGCAATTCAATAACCCTCGACTTCAGCGATAAAGAACAACTCAAAACGCAAGCTGAAATTCTTAACCAAAAAGTTAAAGACGTTGAAAACATCGATCCTTGGGTAAAAGAAACCTTTGGAATCGAAGGAATTGGGGAAGGATTAGTCTTCTATCCGGAAGCAAGTAATACTGTCGAACGACTTTCTTGCGCCGAACTGTTGTTTAAAGCAAAAGGCGAAAAGCACCAAGTTGTCAAAACGAAAAAGCCCATTCAAATCGACCCGGAAAAAGTGAAGAGCATTGATGGATTTGTTGACCTTTTTGTGACTCAAAATCGTTTAGAACAAGGCGTAAACGAAGCTTGCAACGGCGAATTTAATATCAAGAAGATGGGAGTCTTTTTACAATGGTTCGTAGGCGATGTCAAAAAAGAAAGTACTGCCGAAATCGAACGCGCACAACTTACTTGGAAAGAGGTCAATAAACCCGTCATGAATGCCGCACGAAAATGGTATCTAGAACGAGCTAAATCCATCTAA
- a CDS encoding RNA polymerase sigma factor, RpoD/SigA family encodes MPTAKMNPKNVQSPFSADMVRTYLHEIGQVPLLTHEQEIIYGKKVQKLMSLLETKNKLQEEMGREPTRVEWADSLDMSEVELKQVLRDGEKAKRKMIEANLRLVVAIAKKYQKRNMEFLDLIQEGSLGLERGVEKFDPMRGYKFSTYAYWWIRQAITRAIAQQARAIRLPIHITEKLNKIKKVQRQLSQSLGRSATPSEIAVELGLESAQIRDYLSIARQPISLDVRVGDNQDTELSDLLEDNGISPDRYITQESMRQDLNNMLAELTPQQRNVIALRYGLHDGKELSLAKVGQQLNLSRERVRQLEQQAFKHLRKRRSQVQEYIVAS; translated from the coding sequence ATGCCCACTGCTAAGATGAATCCCAAAAATGTTCAATCTCCTTTCTCTGCGGATATGGTTCGCACCTATCTCCACGAGATCGGTCAGGTTCCCTTGCTGACCCACGAGCAGGAAATTATTTATGGCAAGAAAGTGCAGAAATTGATGTCTCTGCTGGAAACCAAGAATAAGCTGCAAGAGGAAATGGGTCGCGAACCCACGCGAGTAGAATGGGCTGACTCTCTCGATATGAGTGAAGTCGAACTAAAACAGGTGCTGCGGGACGGAGAAAAAGCCAAGCGAAAAATGATCGAAGCCAATTTGCGTTTGGTGGTCGCGATCGCGAAAAAGTATCAAAAGCGCAATATGGAATTCCTCGACCTCATTCAGGAAGGGAGTTTGGGGTTAGAACGCGGCGTGGAAAAATTCGACCCCATGCGCGGCTATAAATTCTCCACCTATGCCTATTGGTGGATTCGTCAGGCGATCACTCGCGCGATCGCGCAACAAGCACGCGCCATCCGCCTCCCCATCCACATCACCGAAAAACTCAACAAAATCAAGAAAGTCCAGCGCCAACTCTCTCAATCCCTCGGTCGCAGTGCAACCCCCAGCGAAATCGCCGTGGAGTTGGGCTTAGAAAGCGCTCAGATTCGCGATTACCTCAGCATTGCGCGTCAACCCATTTCCCTAGACGTGCGCGTTGGAGACAATCAGGACACGGAACTCTCCGACCTCCTCGAAGATAACGGAATTTCCCCCGATCGTTACATTACCCAAGAGTCTATGCGGCAAGATTTGAACAATATGCTGGCGGAGTTAACCCCCCAACAGCGTAACGTTATTGCTCTGCGTTATGGACTACACGACGGGAAAGAATTGTCCTTAGCCAAAGTCGGTCAGCAACTCAATCTCAGCCGAGAGAGAGTGAGACAACTCGAACAACAAGCCTTTAAACATTTGCGAAAACGACGATCGCAGGTTCAAGAGTATATTGTTGCCAGCTAG
- a CDS encoding SMI1/KNR4 family protein gives MFEPSPFTKIPESRSARWALLKSAIADWYAPLEESDGFPEKTIAQAEESLGFRLPKALKEWYKLAGKREDIWSQQDAMSSPEELSQFQEIFDYKCQYNGHFDDVLVFYIENQGGYCWGIPCNYLNEDDPPVVIDNWGDWRILSPTVSEFALSMFVYCLKWREERQFWCCGDATPELIAKIDKNIPLLDCPSWQYPYEQTLFYGYKGLIVEAIWQSGDDIYIFITATTEAAFEVATQYLSGQNFYCSAASWEM, from the coding sequence ATGTTTGAACCTTCTCCCTTCACGAAAATTCCTGAAAGTCGTTCTGCGAGATGGGCTTTGCTTAAGTCCGCGATCGCGGACTGGTATGCTCCTCTTGAAGAGTCAGATGGTTTTCCAGAAAAAACCATTGCGCAAGCTGAAGAGAGTTTAGGATTTAGACTGCCGAAAGCGTTGAAGGAATGGTACAAACTCGCGGGTAAACGAGAAGACATTTGGAGTCAGCAAGATGCAATGTCCTCACCGGAAGAACTATCCCAGTTTCAAGAAATCTTTGATTACAAGTGCCAATACAACGGACACTTTGATGATGTCCTCGTTTTCTATATTGAAAATCAGGGAGGTTATTGCTGGGGAATACCCTGCAATTACTTAAACGAAGACGATCCGCCTGTTGTGATCGATAACTGGGGAGATTGGCGAATTTTGAGTCCAACGGTTTCTGAGTTTGCACTTTCTATGTTTGTCTATTGCCTCAAGTGGAGAGAAGAGAGACAATTTTGGTGTTGTGGCGATGCAACTCCGGAACTCATTGCCAAAATAGACAAAAACATCCCACTGTTGGACTGTCCCTCATGGCAATATCCTTACGAACAGACGCTATTCTACGGCTACAAAGGCTTAATTGTTGAAGCGATTTGGCAGTCAGGCGACGATATATATATATTCATAACAGCCACGACAGAAGCCGCATTTGAAGTTGCGACACAATATCTATCCGGTCAAAATTTTTACTGTAGCGCTGCAAGTTGGGAGATGTAA
- a CDS encoding TIGR02452 family protein, translated as MRRKAIAQDTLKILKAGFYESPSGVQVNLNSELASCLSETKCYNPDSLDRIKQEIFSTDLKFSQTEFEVRNETSLSGAERMAKSQEFQKIGVLNFASAKNPGGGFLNGAQAQEESLARSSALYSSLLKCPEHYEFHRSHKSLLYSDRVIYSPTCPVFKTDNGTLLESAYFVDFITSPAPNAGQVRRNYPQEVEKIPEVLRERGAKVLSLAAYNNCDALVLGAWGCGVFRNDSAMVAQMFADYLLPGGQFWRRFKKVLFSVLDSSKEQNTFTEFDRRFLLD; from the coding sequence ATGAGGCGAAAAGCGATCGCGCAAGACACCTTGAAAATTCTCAAAGCAGGTTTTTACGAATCGCCTTCTGGCGTACAGGTTAACCTTAATTCAGAGTTAGCATCTTGTCTCAGTGAAACAAAATGCTACAACCCTGATAGTCTCGACCGCATCAAACAAGAGATTTTTTCTACAGATCTAAAATTCTCACAAACTGAGTTTGAAGTTAGAAATGAGACAAGTTTAAGCGGTGCAGAAAGAATGGCAAAATCCCAAGAATTCCAAAAAATCGGCGTTCTTAACTTTGCGTCTGCTAAAAACCCAGGTGGTGGATTTCTCAATGGCGCTCAAGCACAGGAAGAAAGTCTCGCACGAAGTTCTGCGCTTTATTCAAGCCTATTGAAATGTCCCGAACATTATGAATTTCATCGCTCTCATAAGTCACTGTTGTATAGCGATCGCGTTATTTATTCGCCGACTTGTCCTGTGTTCAAAACAGATAATGGAACGTTATTAGAATCAGCTTATTTCGTTGATTTTATTACCAGTCCCGCACCCAATGCCGGTCAAGTTAGGAGAAACTACCCTCAAGAGGTTGAAAAAATACCTGAAGTCTTACGCGAGAGAGGTGCTAAAGTTTTGAGTTTAGCGGCTTACAACAATTGTGATGCTCTTGTTTTAGGAGCGTGGGGATGCGGCGTATTTAGAAACGATTCTGCGATGGTTGCTCAAATGTTTGCAGATTATTTATTACCGGGCGGTCAATTTTGGAGAAGATTCAAGAAAGTACTATTTTCGGTTTTAGATTCTAGTAAAGAGCAAAACACTTTTACAGAATTTGATCGGAGATTTTTGCTGGACTAG
- a CDS encoding NADAR family protein, with protein MPIYFYSTRGEYGCFSNFSRHGFELDELWWMTSEHYFQAQKFAARDRAWFDKIHSARTPKEAAKMGRSREHPLREDWEKVKDEIMHRAVLCKFQTHEDIREILLRTGDELIVENAPGDYYWGCGKDGSGKNKLGEILMAVREILRKE; from the coding sequence ATGCCAATTTATTTCTACAGTACTCGTGGTGAATATGGGTGTTTCTCTAATTTTTCTAGGCACGGTTTTGAACTTGATGAACTGTGGTGGATGACCAGCGAACACTATTTTCAAGCTCAAAAGTTTGCGGCGCGCGATCGCGCGTGGTTTGATAAAATTCACAGTGCAAGAACGCCGAAAGAAGCGGCTAAAATGGGTCGCAGTCGAGAACATCCCCTGCGAGAAGATTGGGAAAAAGTCAAAGACGAAATTATGCACCGCGCCGTACTGTGTAAGTTTCAAACTCATGAAGATATTCGAGAAATTCTTCTGAGAACGGGAGATGAATTAATCGTTGAAAATGCACCGGGCGATTATTATTGGGGATGCGGAAAAGATGGTAGTGGGAAGAATAAATTGGGAGAAATACTGATGGCTGTGCGAGAAATTCTACGAAAAGAATAA
- a CDS encoding LL-diaminopimelate aminotransferase yields the protein MATINDNYSKLKAGYLFPEIARRVNAFAEANPNAQIIKLGIGDVTEPLPEACRTAIIQAVEEMGNRDTFKGYGPEQGYGWLREKIATSDFQGRGCDIDASEIFISDGSKCDTGNILDIFGKNNKIAVTDPVYPVYVDTNVMAGHTGAANDKGEFEGLVYLPIRAENNFTAEIPTEKVDLIYLCFPNNPTGATATKEYLKKWVDYAKANGSIIFFDAAYEAFITDPSLPHSIYEIEGARDCAIEFRSFSKNAGFTGTRCALTVVPKTLTAKASDGSDVELWKLWNRRQSTKFNGVSYIVQRGAEAVYSEAGQAQVKGLVSFYLENAKIIREQLTAAGFTVYGGINAPYIWLKTPENLSSWDFFDKLLQNCNVVGTPGSGFGAAGEGYFRISAFNSRENVEEAMKRIAAL from the coding sequence ATGGCAACAATTAACGATAATTACTCCAAGCTCAAAGCAGGTTACCTCTTCCCTGAAATTGCCCGACGGGTGAATGCCTTTGCAGAAGCGAACCCCAACGCGCAGATTATTAAACTCGGCATTGGCGATGTGACCGAACCCTTGCCGGAAGCCTGTCGCACGGCGATAATTCAGGCGGTTGAAGAGATGGGAAATCGTGACACCTTCAAAGGTTATGGTCCGGAACAGGGGTACGGTTGGTTGCGGGAGAAAATTGCAACTTCCGATTTCCAAGGACGCGGATGCGATATTGATGCGAGCGAAATCTTCATTTCCGACGGTTCTAAGTGCGATACGGGCAACATTCTCGATATTTTTGGCAAAAATAACAAAATTGCCGTGACTGACCCCGTTTATCCCGTTTATGTGGATACTAATGTGATGGCGGGTCATACGGGCGCTGCCAACGACAAGGGGGAATTTGAGGGATTGGTTTATTTACCGATTCGCGCGGAGAATAACTTTACCGCCGAAATTCCCACAGAAAAAGTGGATCTGATTTATCTATGCTTCCCCAATAATCCGACGGGTGCGACGGCGACGAAGGAATACCTCAAGAAGTGGGTGGACTACGCCAAGGCAAACGGTTCGATTATTTTCTTCGATGCGGCTTATGAAGCGTTTATTACCGATCCGAGTTTACCGCATTCGATTTATGAAATTGAAGGGGCGAGAGATTGCGCGATCGAATTTCGCTCGTTTTCTAAAAATGCAGGATTTACCGGAACCCGGTGCGCATTGACAGTCGTTCCCAAAACCCTAACAGCAAAAGCGTCAGATGGTTCTGATGTGGAACTGTGGAAGTTGTGGAATCGTCGCCAATCCACAAAGTTCAATGGCGTGTCCTACATCGTGCAACGGGGTGCAGAAGCGGTTTATTCCGAAGCAGGGCAAGCTCAAGTTAAAGGTTTGGTCAGTTTTTACCTGGAAAATGCCAAAATTATTCGCGAACAACTTACCGCAGCCGGATTTACGGTTTATGGCGGGATTAATGCCCCTTATATTTGGCTGAAAACGCCGGAGAATCTGTCCAGTTGGGATTTCTTCGATAAGCTGTTGCAAAACTGTAATGTGGTGGGAACGCCCGGTTCGGGGTTTGGCGCAGCCGGAGAAGGGTATTTCCGCATTTCGGCTTTCAACAGTCGGGAGAATGTGGAAGAGGCGATGAAACGGATTGCTGCGCTGTAG